The following are encoded together in the Oncorhynchus masou masou isolate Uvic2021 chromosome 5, UVic_Omas_1.1, whole genome shotgun sequence genome:
- the LOC135539832 gene encoding LOW QUALITY PROTEIN: NGFI-A-binding protein 2-like (The sequence of the model RefSeq protein was modified relative to this genomic sequence to represent the inferred CDS: inserted 2 bases in 1 codon), translating to MSLPRMLGELQLYRVLQRANLLAYYDTFIQQGGDDLQQLCEAAEDEFLEIMALVGMATKPLHVRRLQKALRDWAANPALYNQPLANVPLGGIPLFKVDGTGASGTATSGPRRSLSNGQPGSPFDREDRACLTPLHSGSPRSPCSQASPQPPDTHYRGKLSPMDPRWLSPEPDGNSASVSASGVDEEQSSPPLLPSRTPGPSTPPASSSSLSPVVLSAWPGGQLDGETARAVGESVDRLLRTLPRSDPREVKTLLRMNKKMAKTVGHIFKMAPQDMAKEEEIRKYSLIYGRFDSKRREGKQLTHHELIINEAAAQFCMRDNALLLRRVELFSLARQVARECAYTSTLKHARTSADDCSLSSQKRVKHEVIVSECVSSLHGVEGSEGVSQRADEDSLSGESLDSLTQDVASQCNQSPSPAPXTDTSIPANWSRHLMQQTLMDEGLRLAKMVSRDRAGKISLRSEGTHTTDFEVKVERRGSIAACSSSSSPGSTKDDSDHRGK from the exons ATGTCTCTGCCGCGTATGCTGGGCGAGCTGCAGCTGTACCGGGTGCTGCAGAGGGCCAACCTGTTGGCCTACTACGACACCTTCATCCAGCAGGGCGGCGACGACTTGCAGCAGCTCTGTGAggctgcagaggatgagttccTGGAGATCATGGCGCTGGTCGGCATGGCGACCAAGCCACTGCACGTGCGCCGTCTACAGAAGGCCCTCCGCGACTGGGCAGCCAACCCGGCCCTCTACAACCAGCCCCTGGCCAACGTGCCCCTGGGCGGCATCCCGCTGTTCAAGGTGGATGGGACGGGTGCCAGCGGAACCGCCACCAGCGGACCCAGGAGGTCCCTGAGCAATGGGCAGCCAGGGTCGCCGTTCGACAGGGAGGACAGGGCGTGCCTCACCCCTTTGCACAGCGGGAGCCCCAGAAGCCCCTGCTCCCAGGCCTCGCCACAGCCCCCGGACACCCACTACAGGGGAAAGCTGTCCCCAATGGACCCCCGCTGGCTCAGCCCAGAGCCAGATGGGAACAGTGCCTCGGTCTCAGCCTCAGGGGTGGACGAGGAGCAGTCCAGCCCACCTCTACTCCCCTCTCGTACCCCAGGTCCCTCCAcgcccccagcctcctcctcctccctctccccggtggtcctctcagcctggcctgggggCCAGCTGGACGGGGAGACGGCACGGGCAGTGGGGGAGAGCGTGGACAGGCTCCTGAGGACCCTGCCCAGGTCGGACCCCAGAGAGGTGAAGACACTCCTTAGGATGAACAAGAAGATGGCCAAGACGGTGGGCCACATCTTCAAGATGGCACCCCAGGACATGGCCAAGGAGGAGGAGATCCGCAAGTACAGCCTCATCTACGGCCGCTTCGACTCCAAGAGGAGGGAGGGCAAGCAGCTCACACACCACGAG CTGATCATCAATGAAGCGGCCGCCCAGTTCTGTATGCGTGACAACGCTCTGCTTCTGCGACGGGTAGAGCTCTTCTCATTGGCTAGACAGGTGGCAAGAGAATGCGCCTACACCTCCACACTCAAGCATGCCAG AACAAGTGCAGATGACTGCAGTTTATCATCCCAAAAGAGAGTGAAACATGAG GTGATAGTGTCAGAATGTGTGTCCTCCCTCCATGGTGTGGAGGGTTCAGAGGGCGTGTCCCAGAGGGCTGACGAGGACAGCTTATCAGGAGAGAGTCTGGACAGCTTAACACAAG ACGTAGCCTCACAGTGCAACCAATCTCCATCCCCCGCCCC CACCGACACCTCCATCCCTGCCAACTGGAGTCGCCATCTCATGCAACAAACGCTCATGGATGAGGGGCTGCGATTGGCTAAGATGGTGTCACGTGACCGAGCTGGCAAGATCAGCCTTAGGTCAGAGGGGACACATACCACAG ACTTTGAGGtcaaggtggagaggaggggctCGATAGCAgcgtgcagcagcagcagcagccctgGCAGCACCAAAGATGACTCGGACCACAGGGGAAAGTAG
- the LOC135539833 gene encoding uncharacterized protein LOC135539833 isoform X2: MEEAYTELYREFLQLRLLCLKQAALLNKLTEKLRTQQGGAPVPDGDPSVMASIPIQCTQKSSVALPAWPETPMVPTHNPAAHYGIIRPSGSMGSLTNLLAGDLGRLRLDFAHPGTERKEVLKATPLGPLDLPGGNEEMAPSSVSGDSKQAGRFWSDDMTRQMFRMPSACGSFLDSEFLSQTGGMMLMSEVALQSHVCDFCNAVFPGHTTTRGDFMCHLHTHIT; this comes from the exons ATGGAGGAGGCGTACACAGAGCTGTACAGGGAGTTCCTCCAACTGCGCTTGCTGTGTCTGAAGCAGGCTGCTTTACTCAATAAACTCACAGAGAAACTGAGGACACAGCAAG GAGGAGCCCCTGTTCCTGATGGAGACCCCAGCGTAATGGCATCAATCCCAATCCAGTGTACCCAGAAGAGCTCTGTTGCTCTCCCTGCATGGCCAGAAACCCCAATGGTCCCAACACACAACCCTGCTGCACACTATGGCATTATAAGGCCATCTGGGTCCATGGGGTCACTCACTAATCTACTGGCTGGGGATTTGGGCAGACTACGGCTGGACTTTGCTCATCCAGGGACAGAAAGGAAGGAGGTCCTCAAAGCCACCCCCCTAGGACCTCTGGACCTACCTGGGGGTAATGAAGAGATGGCACCCTCAAGTGTCTCTGGGGACTCGAAGCAAGCAGGTCGATTTTGGAGTGATGATATGACCCGACAAATGTTCAGG ATGCCCTCGGCATGTGGCTCCTTCCTGGACAGTGAGTTTTTAAGCCAGACCGGGGGGATGATGCTGATGTCAGAGGTGGCGCTGCAGTCTCATGTGTGTGACTTCTGTAATGCTGTATTCCCTGGCCACACCACCACCAGGGGAGACTTcatgtgccacctccacacacacatcacctaG
- the LOC135539833 gene encoding uncharacterized protein LOC135539833 isoform X1, which translates to MYIVMYGSLFRWLCKDPCAHEMEEAYTELYREFLQLRLLCLKQAALLNKLTEKLRTQQGGAPVPDGDPSVMASIPIQCTQKSSVALPAWPETPMVPTHNPAAHYGIIRPSGSMGSLTNLLAGDLGRLRLDFAHPGTERKEVLKATPLGPLDLPGGNEEMAPSSVSGDSKQAGRFWSDDMTRQMFRMPSACGSFLDSEFLSQTGGMMLMSEVALQSHVCDFCNAVFPGHTTTRGDFMCHLHTHIT; encoded by the exons ATGTACATTGTAATGTACGGGTCTCTTTTCAGATGGCTTTGTAAAGATCCCTGTGCTCATGAGATGGAGGAGGCGTACACAGAGCTGTACAGGGAGTTCCTCCAACTGCGCTTGCTGTGTCTGAAGCAGGCTGCTTTACTCAATAAACTCACAGAGAAACTGAGGACACAGCAAG GAGGAGCCCCTGTTCCTGATGGAGACCCCAGCGTAATGGCATCAATCCCAATCCAGTGTACCCAGAAGAGCTCTGTTGCTCTCCCTGCATGGCCAGAAACCCCAATGGTCCCAACACACAACCCTGCTGCACACTATGGCATTATAAGGCCATCTGGGTCCATGGGGTCACTCACTAATCTACTGGCTGGGGATTTGGGCAGACTACGGCTGGACTTTGCTCATCCAGGGACAGAAAGGAAGGAGGTCCTCAAAGCCACCCCCCTAGGACCTCTGGACCTACCTGGGGGTAATGAAGAGATGGCACCCTCAAGTGTCTCTGGGGACTCGAAGCAAGCAGGTCGATTTTGGAGTGATGATATGACCCGACAAATGTTCAGG ATGCCCTCGGCATGTGGCTCCTTCCTGGACAGTGAGTTTTTAAGCCAGACCGGGGGGATGATGCTGATGTCAGAGGTGGCGCTGCAGTCTCATGTGTGTGACTTCTGTAATGCTGTATTCCCTGGCCACACCACCACCAGGGGAGACTTcatgtgccacctccacacacacatcacctaG